From one Ignisphaera cupida genomic stretch:
- a CDS encoding ABC transporter permease, producing MHPIVRYILQRGLLAILVIWIGLTIAFVLSRLMPFNAAELFVNRLLSQGSTLTGEEIEKLKRQLLQLYGLDKPVFEQYLIFLRNYLITGEMGPSFAFFPTSAKDVIAKALPWSLTLLLLASVISWLIGNAVGALAALTKHRRISSVLENVAIAFQPIPFAVLAISFLVFYVLVLKLPIPSGGYVAGGSSIEIFIYMLRRAMFPLMVLVMFGWFGSFVSMKAIALKMREEDFIVYSFLQGASTNTIRSMVFRNSILPQFTSLVLGLSRVFVGSLLVEYIFNYPGIGYILQSAIANADYNLMLGILFFATVATAVATFMLDLIYPLLDPRIRYPGQE from the coding sequence ATGCATCCAATTGTGAGATATATTCTGCAGAGAGGTTTGCTAGCTATTTTGGTTATATGGATTGGGTTGACAATAGCATTTGTGTTATCCAGGTTAATGCCTTTTAATGCTGCTGAATTGTTTGTAAATAGATTGTTGTCTCAGGGTTCTACTCTTACTGGAGAGGAGATAGAGAAGTTGAAGAGACAACTTTTGCAGCTTTATGGTCTTGATAAACCAGTTTTTGAGCAGTATCTAATCTTTTTGAGAAACTATTTAATAACTGGTGAAATGGGTCCTTCTTTTGCATTCTTCCCAACAAGTGCTAAGGATGTTATTGCAAAGGCTCTTCCATGGTCTTTAACACTGTTGTTGCTAGCATCTGTTATTAGCTGGCTTATAGGTAATGCTGTAGGTGCTTTAGCTGCTTTGACTAAGCATAGAAGGATTTCAAGTGTTTTAGAGAATGTAGCTATAGCTTTTCAGCCTATACCATTTGCTGTACTAGCCATATCATTTCTGGTTTTCTATGTACTTGTTCTTAAATTGCCTATACCAAGTGGAGGTTATGTTGCTGGAGGTTCATCTATAGAAATATTTATCTACATGTTGAGAAGAGCAATGTTTCCACTAATGGTTTTAGTGATGTTTGGTTGGTTTGGAAGCTTTGTTAGTATGAAGGCTATTGCTCTTAAAATGCGTGAAGAGGATTTCATAGTCTACTCGTTTTTGCAGGGAGCTTCAACAAACACTATTAGGTCTATGGTGTTTAGAAACTCTATACTACCACAATTCACATCCCTAGTTCTAGGTCTTTCAAGAGTTTTTGTGGGGTCTCTTCTCGTAGAGTACATATTTAACTATCCAGGTATAGGATATATTTTACAAAGTGCTATAGCAAATGCCGACTACAACTTAATGCTTGGCATATTATTTTTTGCCACAGTCGCTACAGCTGTAGCTACTTTTATGCTAGATCTCATATACCCATTGCTAGACCCTAGAATTAGGTATCCTGGACAAGAGTGA
- a CDS encoding ABC transporter permease subunit: MAYVYTFKELALRPKFLVPLATFIGLLLYAFIFPATLTTNPGRWYYAPPAQPPSPSYPFGTTTMGQDLFLLVPLALRNSIVISFVAAVISVLIAWGIGSTAALSTQAVKSVLMTVVDIICVLPGLPLLMVIFYTWRDYLTIPLIGAIMGLIGWGFPARAVYAILSSLRQRVFVYTSYFSGLSIFKIVVKDFIPFLLRYLMINLIGTMTWAIGNEVTVSIFGAMKMEEVTIGTTIHWAMYYQAILLGIWWWLAIPIAFLILFVLSLYVLMVEIDKYIFARARVTWG, from the coding sequence ATGGCCTATGTATATACATTTAAGGAACTTGCACTAAGACCAAAGTTTCTAGTACCACTAGCAACCTTCATAGGTTTGCTGCTATACGCATTCATTTTCCCAGCTACACTAACAACAAATCCTGGAAGATGGTATTATGCACCACCTGCACAACCACCAAGCCCTTCATACCCATTTGGCACAACTACTATGGGCCAAGACCTATTCTTGTTAGTACCACTAGCACTCAGAAACAGTATAGTCATAAGCTTTGTAGCTGCAGTAATATCTGTGCTAATTGCCTGGGGTATAGGCTCAACAGCTGCTCTCTCAACACAAGCAGTTAAATCAGTGCTAATGACCGTTGTTGACATAATATGTGTTTTACCTGGTTTGCCACTTCTCATGGTGATATTTTATACATGGCGTGACTACCTAACAATACCATTGATAGGAGCAATAATGGGTTTAATAGGCTGGGGTTTTCCAGCAAGAGCTGTATACGCAATATTATCTAGCCTGAGGCAGAGAGTATTTGTCTACACCTCATACTTTTCCGGATTATCCATATTCAAAATTGTTGTTAAAGACTTCATACCATTTCTACTTAGATACCTAATGATAAATCTCATAGGCACAATGACATGGGCTATAGGAAACGAGGTAACAGTATCAATATTTGGTGCTATGAAAATGGAGGAGGTAACCATTGGAACCACAATACACTGGGCTATGTACTACCAGGCAATACTTTTAGGAATTTGGTGGTGGTTGGCGATACCAATTGCTTTTTTGATTTTATTTGTGTTATCGCTATACGTGCTCATGGTTGAAATAGATAAATACATATTTGCAAGAGCTAGAGTGACATGGGGCTAG
- a CDS encoding ABC transporter ATP-binding protein produces MPVDILTVNNLDGGYEVFVGKRKVFVHAVDNVSLTLHENEVLGIAGESGCGKSTLAKMIYGAIIPPLVVRSGDIYITTRNSANLKLNRLSIDEIRKRIWWLEISYIPQNSMNVLNPLKRIKDQFLNVFKYHDIEIDKEDFMKHLREMLNVMGLPPEVINAYPHQLSGGMRQRVVIALSLLFNPRIVIADEPTTAVDVVTQRTILSLIKGWRENNKSSLILISHDMSVHAYMDDRIAIMYAGNIVEIGNVFEVFKEPLHPYTKALIDSLIRKGDRTIRKGLMGQPPDLINPPPGCRFHPRCPFAMDICRVKEPPTIFLDKDRYVKCWLYVNTR; encoded by the coding sequence ATGCCTGTAGATATTCTCACTGTTAATAATCTTGATGGAGGCTATGAGGTATTTGTTGGAAAAAGAAAAGTATTTGTGCATGCAGTAGACAATGTTTCTTTAACACTGCATGAGAATGAGGTTTTGGGTATTGCTGGAGAATCTGGCTGTGGAAAATCGACATTGGCTAAAATGATCTATGGAGCTATAATACCTCCCCTCGTGGTGAGAAGTGGTGATATATATATAACAACTAGAAATAGTGCTAATCTGAAGCTGAATAGGCTTAGCATTGACGAAATTAGGAAAAGAATTTGGTGGTTGGAGATATCTTATATACCTCAAAACTCAATGAATGTACTAAATCCGTTGAAGAGAATAAAGGATCAGTTTTTAAATGTATTCAAATATCATGACATTGAAATTGATAAAGAAGATTTCATGAAGCATTTAAGAGAGATGCTGAATGTTATGGGCTTGCCCCCCGAGGTTATAAATGCTTATCCACATCAGCTTTCTGGTGGTATGAGACAAAGAGTTGTTATAGCATTGAGTCTTCTATTCAATCCAAGAATAGTCATAGCTGATGAGCCAACAACAGCTGTTGATGTTGTAACACAGAGAACGATTCTATCCTTGATCAAGGGATGGCGTGAAAACAACAAAAGCTCGCTTATACTAATATCACATGACATGTCTGTTCATGCATATATGGATGATAGAATCGCAATAATGTATGCTGGTAATATTGTGGAAATAGGCAATGTTTTTGAAGTTTTTAAAGAGCCTTTGCATCCATACACAAAAGCATTGATAGATTCATTGATTAGAAAAGGTGATAGAACTATAAGAAAGGGGTTGATGGGTCAACCACCAGATTTGATTAATCCACCACCTGGCTGTAGATTTCATCCTAGATGCCCATTTGCAATGGATATTTGCAGAGTTAAGGAACCTCCAACAATATTTCTGGATAAGGATAGGTATGTGAAATGCTGGTTGTATGTAAATACAAGGTGA
- a CDS encoding ABC transporter ATP-binding protein, whose product MSEDSKLRIENVTKLYGYGLLGLKKFKALDNISMDIDLTKPRIVVLAGETGSGKTTLLRIIMGMVKPNIGRVFYKGRDIHKLRGSEAKWYRREVQPIFQDPYETFNPLRKIDSYFYDTIRNVVGIKNRGEAEHRIDESLRFVGLSLDRVKGKYPHEFSGGELQRISIARALLTHPKMLLADEPVSMLDATLRVGILNILKNLKEKLNMVIIYVTHDLSTAYYIGDDISIMYRGTLVEYGPISKVYQEPRHPYTYALLESILEPDPSIRERYPAIKPSSIELKEFLIPGCRYANRCPYAKEICWHTLPPPTNVDGVVVRCWKYLDYKQS is encoded by the coding sequence ATGAGTGAAGATAGCAAATTGAGGATAGAGAATGTTACAAAGCTTTATGGTTATGGACTTCTAGGCTTGAAAAAGTTTAAGGCATTGGATAACATTTCGATGGATATTGATCTTACAAAGCCGAGGATAGTGGTTTTAGCAGGTGAAACAGGTAGTGGCAAAACAACGTTGCTTCGAATAATTATGGGAATGGTGAAGCCAAATATTGGAAGAGTTTTTTACAAAGGTCGCGATATACACAAGTTAAGAGGATCTGAAGCTAAGTGGTATAGAAGAGAGGTTCAGCCAATATTTCAAGATCCTTATGAGACTTTTAATCCTCTTAGAAAAATTGATTCGTATTTCTATGATACTATAAGAAATGTTGTTGGAATTAAAAATAGGGGAGAGGCTGAGCATAGAATTGATGAATCTCTTCGATTTGTTGGCCTGAGTTTGGATAGAGTCAAGGGTAAATATCCCCATGAGTTTTCAGGTGGAGAACTGCAGAGAATTTCAATTGCAAGAGCTCTTTTAACTCATCCAAAAATGCTTTTAGCAGATGAGCCTGTTTCAATGCTTGATGCGACACTTAGAGTAGGGATTTTAAATATTTTAAAGAATCTTAAAGAGAAGCTAAACATGGTCATAATCTATGTTACACACGATTTATCTACAGCTTATTATATTGGCGATGACATTTCAATTATGTATAGAGGAACACTTGTTGAATATGGGCCAATATCGAAAGTGTATCAGGAGCCTAGACACCCATACACATATGCATTACTAGAGTCCATACTCGAGCCTGATCCATCTATTCGGGAACGATATCCAGCAATAAAGCCATCTTCTATAGAGCTAAAAGAGTTTCTAATTCCTGGATGCAGATACGCAAATAGATGCCCATATGCAAAGGAAATATGCTGGCATACACTACCACCACCCACCAATGTGGATGGTGTTGTTGTTAGATGTTGGAAATATCTAGACTATAAACAATCCTAA